One Longimicrobium sp. genomic window carries:
- a CDS encoding 23S rRNA (pseudouridine(1915)-N(3))-methyltransferase RlmH has product MKLVVASVGKAKGAIGDAIGEYESRVRRYFAFEAHEVKEEQYRGKGDATRVRDEEGRRLLARVPAGAEIVALHETG; this is encoded by the coding sequence GTGAAGCTCGTCGTCGCGTCCGTCGGGAAGGCGAAGGGGGCGATCGGGGACGCGATCGGCGAGTATGAGTCGCGGGTGCGGCGGTACTTTGCGTTCGAGGCGCACGAGGTGAAGGAGGAGCAGTACCGGGGCAAGGGCGACGCGACGCGCGTGCGCGACGAGGAGGGAAGGCGGTTGCTGGCGCGCGTGCCCGCCGGCGCGGAGATCGTGGCGCTACACGAGACGGGG
- a CDS encoding type II toxin-antitoxin system RelE/ParE family toxin, with amino-acid sequence MKHRLRFDEAARAEYISTLKFYRGDGSKLARAFAAEFRRVSLLLERHPMLGAPYYSGTRRKLLARFPYALIYLIDGSDVVVVALAHQRREPFYWVDRLNNGEER; translated from the coding sequence GTGAAGCACCGGCTGCGATTCGATGAAGCTGCGAGGGCCGAGTACATCTCTACCTTGAAGTTCTATCGTGGCGATGGCTCGAAGCTGGCGCGGGCGTTTGCGGCCGAGTTCCGCCGCGTGTCCCTGTTGCTCGAGCGGCACCCAATGCTTGGTGCCCCGTACTACAGCGGCACGCGGCGGAAACTCCTCGCACGGTTTCCGTACGCACTTATCTACCTGATCGACGGTAGCGATGTCGTCGTCGTCGCTCTCGCCCACCAGAGGCGCGAGCCGTTCTACTGGGTCGACCGGCTGAACAATGGCGAGGAGCGGTGA
- a CDS encoding addiction module protein, with protein sequence MAKLEEEIDLLEELESAALQLPRDDRARLTERLLASLDEDPVVEQAWAKEIAKRVRAYRAGETKTYSAEEVFQAGEELLR encoded by the coding sequence ATGGCGAAGCTGGAAGAAGAAATAGATCTCCTCGAAGAACTGGAAAGTGCCGCGTTGCAGCTACCGCGCGACGACAGAGCACGGCTCACGGAGCGGCTTTTGGCCAGCCTGGACGAGGATCCGGTGGTTGAGCAGGCTTGGGCGAAAGAGATCGCGAAGCGGGTTCGGGCCTATCGGGCAGGGGAAACGAAGACGTACTCAGCCGAGGAGGTTTTTCAGGCAGGCGAGGAACTGCTTCGGTGA
- the nadB gene encoding L-aspartate oxidase, protein MMQADVVVIGSGIAGLSFALKAAKYGTVALITKKSRPDSSTNYAQGGIAAVFADDDSPALHMEDTLVAGAGLCHPDAVDVLVREGPERVRELIELGVAFTRAGEDLSLGLEGGHSRRRIVRADDLTGREIERALLAAAAETGNVRVFENHQAVDLLTATDPGTLGERCCGVLVLDAETGELLPFLARAVMLATGGCGQVYRHTTNPAIATGDGVAMAYRAGAKVANMEFIQFHPTALYPARDRTFLISEAVRGEGAVLRRRDGTPFMQDYHPLASLAPRDVVARAIDREMKESGDAFVLLDCSGIAEHEIRERFPNILRETSERGIDMLREPLPVVPAAHYLCGGVLTDTDGRTSVPGLYAAGETACTGVHGANRLASNSLLEAVVFAHRAAARLGPQLSVTRPLTPEHVHAPTGTTDVDPAFLTEERESIRNLMWDLVGIVRSDARLAEAELRLRAISLKVNAVWADCRPTDDLVELRNLVQTALLIVRCALRRKESRGLNYNLDNPYKDNEHSLRDTIVVR, encoded by the coding sequence ATGATGCAGGCCGACGTCGTGGTGATCGGCAGCGGCATCGCGGGGCTGTCGTTCGCGCTCAAGGCGGCCAAGTACGGCACCGTGGCGCTCATCACCAAGAAGAGCCGCCCCGACAGCAGCACCAACTACGCGCAGGGCGGCATCGCGGCCGTGTTCGCCGACGACGATTCGCCCGCGCTGCACATGGAAGACACGCTGGTGGCCGGCGCCGGCCTCTGCCACCCCGACGCCGTGGACGTGCTGGTGCGCGAGGGGCCGGAGCGCGTCCGCGAGCTGATCGAGCTGGGCGTGGCATTCACGCGGGCCGGCGAAGACCTGTCGCTGGGGCTGGAGGGCGGCCACTCGCGCCGTCGCATCGTCCGCGCGGACGACCTGACGGGGCGCGAGATCGAGCGTGCCCTGCTGGCCGCCGCGGCGGAAACGGGGAACGTGCGGGTGTTCGAGAACCACCAGGCCGTGGACCTGCTGACGGCGACGGACCCCGGTACCTTGGGCGAGCGCTGCTGCGGCGTGCTGGTGCTGGATGCGGAGACGGGCGAGCTGCTGCCGTTCCTGGCGCGCGCGGTGATGCTGGCGACGGGCGGATGCGGGCAGGTGTATCGCCACACGACCAATCCGGCGATCGCCACGGGGGACGGCGTGGCGATGGCGTACCGGGCGGGCGCCAAGGTGGCGAACATGGAGTTCATCCAGTTCCATCCCACCGCGCTGTATCCGGCGCGTGATCGCACCTTCCTGATCTCCGAGGCCGTCCGCGGCGAGGGCGCGGTCCTCCGGCGGCGCGACGGGACGCCGTTCATGCAGGACTACCATCCGCTGGCGTCACTGGCGCCCCGCGACGTGGTGGCGCGGGCCATCGACCGCGAGATGAAGGAGTCCGGCGACGCCTTCGTGCTGCTGGACTGCTCGGGCATCGCGGAGCACGAGATCCGCGAACGTTTCCCAAACATCCTGCGGGAAACGTCCGAGCGGGGGATCGACATGCTGCGCGAGCCGCTGCCCGTGGTGCCCGCCGCGCACTACCTCTGCGGCGGCGTGCTGACGGACACGGACGGGCGCACCTCCGTCCCCGGCCTGTACGCCGCGGGAGAGACGGCCTGCACGGGCGTGCACGGCGCCAACCGCCTGGCCAGCAACTCGCTACTGGAGGCCGTCGTCTTCGCCCACCGCGCCGCCGCGCGCCTGGGCCCGCAGCTCAGCGTCACGCGTCCGCTGACCCCCGAGCACGTGCACGCGCCCACGGGAACGACCGACGTGGATCCCGCGTTCCTGACGGAGGAGCGCGAGTCCATCCGCAACCTGATGTGGGACCTGGTGGGGATCGTGCGCTCCGACGCGCGCCTGGCCGAGGCCGAGCTGCGGCTGCGCGCCATCTCGCTCAAGGTGAACGCCGTCTGGGCAGACTGCCGCCCCACCGACGACCTTGTGGAGCTCCGCAACCTGGTGCAGACCGCGCTGCTGATCGTCCGCTGCGCCCTGCGCCGCAAGGAGAGCCGCGGGCTGAACTACAATCTTGACAATCCGTACAAAGACAACGAGCATTCCCTCCGCGACACCATCGTGGTCCGGTAG